The Lepeophtheirus salmonis chromosome 1, UVic_Lsal_1.4, whole genome shotgun sequence genome has a segment encoding these proteins:
- the LOC121114254 gene encoding high choriolytic enzyme 2 isoform X1, protein MKLLLSLTLLICVYTSQSKGIPKIENQTLSCSLVIDDRFNPEKINRNIVDSRWPRGKVPYKFTSSYSRKEINLIRSAMKDIQSRSCVKFVKARPKHKHYVDIGSDQKGCHASLGFNKDIGRHYVNLERPGCMFLSVIQHELLHHILGFDHEQNRPDRNSYVRINWQYLNQDSFRSFFRSVEKGTAPLPQKCDPSRGYTFDDCYSGYFTDTLGLPYDYMSIMHYAKDSFTKYPGYNVMDPLQQGGENMGKSRKMTDLDHDKLYKAYGCKESTTTTTSVAPCEDIYTNCNVLTQWCRDQDKRDNCRKTCRYCQ, encoded by the exons ATGAAACTACTTTTATCATTAACATTATTGATTTGTGTCTACACTTCCCAATCCAAAG GGATTCCAAAAATAGAGAATCAAACTTTGTCATGCTCACTGGTGATAGATGACCGTTTTAATCCAGAGAAAATAAATCGAAACATTGTGGATAGCAGATGGCCAAGAGGAAAAGTTCCATACAAATTTACTTCAAGTTATTCCCGCAAGGAAATTAATCTTATAAGGAGTGCCATGAAAGATATTCAGTCACGCTCGTGTGTCAAATTTGTTAAGGCTAGACCTAAGCACAAACACTATGTTGATATTGGCTCCGACCAAAAAGGATGCCATGCCTCCCTTGGCTTCAATAAAGACATAGGCAGGCATTATGTAAATTTAGAAAGGCCAGGTTGCATG ttcctTAGTGTAATTCAGCACGAGCTTCTTCATCATATCCTTGGATTTGATCATGAACAAAACAGACCTGACAGAAATAGCTATGTGCGCATTAATTGGCaatatttaaatcaagattCGTTCAGAAGCTTCTTTAGGTCTGTTGAAAAGGGCACAGCTCCATTACCCCAAAAATGTGATCCATCCAGAGGATACACATTTGATGACTGCTATTCAGGATATTTTACTGATACTTTAGGTCTTCCATACGACTATATGTCTATTATGCATTATGCAAAAGATTC ATTTACAAAATATCCAGGATATAATGTTATGGACCCCTTACAACAAGGAGGGGAAAACATGgggaaaagtagaaaaatgacAGATTTGGACCATGACAAGTTATACAAAGCATACGGATGCAAAGAAAGTACAACGACAACAACCTCAGTCGCAC cttgtgaagatatatatacaaactGTAACGTTTTGACACAATGGTGTAGGGATCAAGATAAAAGGGATAATTGCAGAAAAACATGTCGTTATTGTCAATAA
- the LOC121114254 gene encoding high choriolytic enzyme 2 isoform X2 — protein sequence MKLLLSLTLLICVYTSQSKGIPKIENQTLSCSLVIDDRFNPEKINRNIVDSRWPRGKVPYKFTSSYSRKEINLIRSAMKDIQSRSCVKFVKARPKHKHYVDIGSDQKGCHASLGFNKDIGRHYVNLERPGCMFLSVIQHELLHILGFDHEQNRPDRNSYVRINWQYLNQDSFRSFFRSVEKGTAPLPQKCDPSRGYTFDDCYSGYFTDTLGLPYDYMSIMHYAKDSFTKYPGYNVMDPLQQGGENMGKSRKMTDLDHDKLYKAYGCKESTTTTTSVAPCEDIYTNCNVLTQWCRDQDKRDNCRKTCRYCQ from the exons ATGAAACTACTTTTATCATTAACATTATTGATTTGTGTCTACACTTCCCAATCCAAAG GGATTCCAAAAATAGAGAATCAAACTTTGTCATGCTCACTGGTGATAGATGACCGTTTTAATCCAGAGAAAATAAATCGAAACATTGTGGATAGCAGATGGCCAAGAGGAAAAGTTCCATACAAATTTACTTCAAGTTATTCCCGCAAGGAAATTAATCTTATAAGGAGTGCCATGAAAGATATTCAGTCACGCTCGTGTGTCAAATTTGTTAAGGCTAGACCTAAGCACAAACACTATGTTGATATTGGCTCCGACCAAAAAGGATGCCATGCCTCCCTTGGCTTCAATAAAGACATAGGCAGGCATTATGTAAATTTAGAAAGGCCAGGTTGCATG TTCCTTAGTGTAATTCAGCACGAGCTTCTTCATATCCTTGGATTTGATCATGAACAAAACAGACCTGACAGAAATAGCTATGTGCGCATTAATTGGCaatatttaaatcaagattCGTTCAGAAGCTTCTTTAGGTCTGTTGAAAAGGGCACAGCTCCATTACCCCAAAAATGTGATCCATCCAGAGGATACACATTTGATGACTGCTATTCAGGATATTTTACTGATACTTTAGGTCTTCCATACGACTATATGTCTATTATGCATTATGCAAAAGATTC ATTTACAAAATATCCAGGATATAATGTTATGGACCCCTTACAACAAGGAGGGGAAAACATGgggaaaagtagaaaaatgacAGATTTGGACCATGACAAGTTATACAAAGCATACGGATGCAAAGAAAGTACAACGACAACAACCTCAGTCGCAC cttgtgaagatatatatacaaactGTAACGTTTTGACACAATGGTGTAGGGATCAAGATAAAAGGGATAATTGCAGAAAAACATGTCGTTATTGTCAATAA